A segment of the Pirellulales bacterium genome:
CGATTCGACAGCATAAGATTGTCGTTTCGTTGATAGCCGTCGGTTTTTTGGGCGCCGCGATCCACTTTGATCATCCCGCGCCAGACGACGCGCGATTGGTCCTGTAGCGCGCCTTTATAGAGCAAATCGCTCTTGCACGACGGGGCCTGATGATGCTGCAGCGTGTGATACGACAAGTGCTGCTTCCCTTCGGTAAACATTACGCCGTTCACCTGCGCCTCAGCCTCTTCCCCTGCAAGCGTCACATGTTGATTCACTTTAGCCAGCCGGCTGCCGAGCGCACCGATTGTCCACTGCAACTGGCCGCCGGCTTCGACGATCGCTTGCTGATGGGCGAAGTGCCAGACGCCCGTGCCCCAGTTTTGCAGATTCACATACCGCAATTTCGCCCCGCATCCGACGATCAATTCGATCGCCCCGCAGTGCAAGCCCGTTTCCACCTGGTCGGCCATCGCTCCGCCGGCGGTTTCCGTGAGCAGCGTCGCCTCGGCCCCTTCGTCGAGTACGACCAACAGATGACTAAAATCGACCGCTCCAGGCGTGAGCGAGGCCAACGTATGCAGCGGCTCGTCGATCACCACGCCCTTGGGAACATAGAGCAGAGTTCCTCCGGACCAAGCGGCGGCATGCAGCGCCGCAAACTTATCGGCGTGCAATTCGACGGCACGATACAGTTGCGGCCGAATTAATTCGCCATGAGTGCGGACCATTTCATCGAGGCTGCCAAACAGCACGCCTTGTTTGGCCCATTTGGAATTCAACGTCGCTGGAATGCAGCGGCTATCGACCGAGGCGACCTGCCCGCCAAGCTCAACGCCGTGAGACAGCAGGGGAGCGTGGATTGAGGATGAAGAGGCGCGGATTTCGATCGCGGCGTCGGCCAACGGCAAATGAAACTTTTCGAGACGAAACAGTCGAATATCGGTCCGCATCCACTCTTCGTCCGCCCGGCTCGGTAACGGCAACGCTTCAAACGCCTGCCATGCGGCCCGCCGCGCAGCGGTAAGCCAATCCGGCTCATTGCGCTCGGCGAGAAACGATTCAAAAGCTTCCTTGCTAAATCCAGTACTTATCGCTGTAGCCATTAAACTTTTCGTGAGACCAAATCGCGCGCAAAGTAAACAAAGCCGCCGAAATCATCAGCGGCTTTGCAAGTCAACACTGCCGTTCATCGCTTGCTGCTCATCATTCAGCACTATCCCACCGAACCTTCCATTTGCAGTTCAATCAGCCGATTCATCTCGACCGCGTATTCCATCGGCAGCTCTTTCACCAGCGGCTCGATGAACCCACTGACGATCATCGTGCTGGCTTCCGCCTCCGACAAGCCGCGGCTCATCAAATAAAACAGTTGCTCTTCGCTGATCCGCGACACGCTCGCCTCGTGTCCGAGTTGCACATTCTGCTCATCGACTTCGATGTACGGATAGGTATCGCTGCGGCTGTTGGGGTCGAGAATCAAGGCATCGCAGACAACGTTCGACTTCGATCGCTCGGCTCCACGCTCGACTTTGACCAAGCCGCGATAACTCGCCCGACCGCCGTTTTTCGAAATGCTCTTGCTGATGATGCGGCCTGAAGTGTCCGGCGCGCAATGAACCAGCTTCGCCCCGGCGTCTTGATGCTGGCCGTGCGAGGCGAACGCGATGGATAGAATCTCTCCGCGGGCTCCCGGCTCCATCATATAAACGGCCGGATATTTCATCGTCAGCCGGCTGCCGAGGTTGCCGTCGATCCATTCCATCAGTGCGCCTTCATAGGCGACCGCACGTTTGGTTACCAGGTTGTAAATATTATTGGCCCAGTTTTGAATCGTCGTATAACGGCAGCGAGCATGCTTTTTGACGACGATTTCGACGACGGCCGAATGTAGGCTTTCGGTCGTATACATCGGCGCGGTGCAGCCTTCGACATAATGCACTTGCGCTCCCTCATCGACGATGATCAGCGTCCGCTCGAACTGCCCCATGCTTTCGGCATTGATGCGGAAATAAGCTTGCAGCGGAAACTCGATCTTCACGCCCTTGGGTACATAGATAAACGATCCGCCGGACCAAACGGCCGAATTCAGGGCGGCGAATTTGTTATCCGCCGGTGGAATAATCGTGGAGAAATATTCGCGCACCAGCTCCGGATATTCCTTCACCGCCGAGTCGGTATCGGTAAATATTACGCCTTGCTTGGCGAGGTCTTCCTTGAGCGAGCCGTAAATCACTTCGCTTTCGAACTGCGCCTTCACGCCGGCTAGATATTTTTTTTCGGCCTCGGGAATCCCCAGCCGGTCGAACGTCTTCTTGATCTCCTCAGGCACTTCGTCCCACGTGCGCCCCTGCTCGTTGGTCGGCTTCAGGTAGTAGTAGATATTCTGAAAATCAAGGTCGATGTTCCCGCCCCACCGCGGCATCGGTTTCGAGTTGAAAATCTCCAGCGACCGCAAGCGAAAGTCGCGCATCCATTGCGGCTCGCCCTTGATGTCCGCGATCTGATTTACCACCTCCGCGTTAAGCCCCTTACGAGCGCGAAACACCGGCTTCGACATCGTACGGAAATCGTACTTATTGATCTCCCCAACAACATCTTGTTCCATCAGGTCGGTCGCCATATTTATTTCTCCTTGCCCAGGAGTAAAAATTCTTTCTCATTCCGCCGTTAAGCCACCCCAACCGGCACTTTGTCTTTCTTCATCGCCTGCTCTTCCGCCGCCGCCTCCGGGTACGTCTGGCGAATGCGTTCGTAGCCGCGCTTGTGCAATTCCACGGCCAGCTCAGGACCGCCCGTTTCGACGATTCGCCCGCCGAGCATCACGTGTGTTTTCAGCGGGACGTTGTATTCGAGCAATTGCTCATGGTGCGTTATGATCAGAATTCCCATCTGATCTCCACCGATCTCTGCAATGCTTTGACTTGCCAATCGCACCGCGTCGGCATCCAGGCCGCTATCCGTCTCGTCGAGTACGGCGAACTTCGGCTGCAGCATCGCGAGTTGCAAAATCTCGGCACGCTTCATTTCGCCGCCGGAGAAACCTTCGTTCACATAGCGACGGGCAAATTCTGCATCGATCTTGAGTTGCTGCATTTTGCTTCGCAGCTCGGTGCGGAACTCGCGCATCGGGATGAGTTCCTCCCCTTCTTTGCGCTTGGGCCGGCGAACGTTCGTTGCCGCGTGCCGCAAAAAATCGGCCATCTTCACGCCTGGAATTGCCATCGGCCGCTGAAACGCCAAGAAGATTCCATGCCGCGCACGATCTGTCGGCTCCATCGCCAGCACGTCGTGGACTCTGCCGCCGGCGTCGATCAGCTCGATTTTCCCTTCGGTCACTTCGTATCCAGGATGCCCCATGATGGCGTAGCCCAGAGTACTCTTGCCGGAACCGTTCGGCCCCATCAAGGCATGTACTTCCCCGCGGCGAATCTCCAAATTCACTCCCTCAAGTATCGGCTTCTCACCAACGGATACATGCAGGTTCGCAATACGTATAGCTTCGGTCATCATTGGACTAATAACGGCAACCATGGTATGTCGGCATTGAGTTTGAAATGACGAATGCCTTCATGACGAATGACCAATGAATAAAAAATTACAAATGTCCATTTGTTCGCTAGTTTAGCCATTGGAATTTACATATTAAATTCTCATTCGTTAATCGATTTTCGTCATTCGACATTTTCCCCT
Coding sequences within it:
- the sufD gene encoding Fe-S cluster assembly protein SufD, which encodes MATAISTGFSKEAFESFLAERNEPDWLTAARRAAWQAFEALPLPSRADEEWMRTDIRLFRLEKFHLPLADAAIEIRASSSSIHAPLLSHGVELGGQVASVDSRCIPATLNSKWAKQGVLFGSLDEMVRTHGELIRPQLYRAVELHADKFAALHAAAWSGGTLLYVPKGVVIDEPLHTLASLTPGAVDFSHLLVVLDEGAEATLLTETAGGAMADQVETGLHCGAIELIVGCGAKLRYVNLQNWGTGVWHFAHQQAIVEAGGQLQWTIGALGSRLAKVNQHVTLAGEEAEAQVNGVMFTEGKQHLSYHTLQHHQAPSCKSDLLYKGALQDQSRVVWRGMIKVDRGAQKTDGYQRNDNLMLSNRARADSIPGLEILADDVRCTHGATTGRVDDEMIFYAQCRGLTRKEATRMVVAGFFQQVFDRITIDSVREALGEAIGRRIREYE
- the sufB gene encoding Fe-S cluster assembly protein SufB, whose translation is MATDLMEQDVVGEINKYDFRTMSKPVFRARKGLNAEVVNQIADIKGEPQWMRDFRLRSLEIFNSKPMPRWGGNIDLDFQNIYYYLKPTNEQGRTWDEVPEEIKKTFDRLGIPEAEKKYLAGVKAQFESEVIYGSLKEDLAKQGVIFTDTDSAVKEYPELVREYFSTIIPPADNKFAALNSAVWSGGSFIYVPKGVKIEFPLQAYFRINAESMGQFERTLIIVDEGAQVHYVEGCTAPMYTTESLHSAVVEIVVKKHARCRYTTIQNWANNIYNLVTKRAVAYEGALMEWIDGNLGSRLTMKYPAVYMMEPGARGEILSIAFASHGQHQDAGAKLVHCAPDTSGRIISKSISKNGGRASYRGLVKVERGAERSKSNVVCDALILDPNSRSDTYPYIEVDEQNVQLGHEASVSRISEEQLFYLMSRGLSEAEASTMIVSGFIEPLVKELPMEYAVEMNRLIELQMEGSVG
- the sufC gene encoding Fe-S cluster assembly ATPase SufC; protein product: MTEAIRIANLHVSVGEKPILEGVNLEIRRGEVHALMGPNGSGKSTLGYAIMGHPGYEVTEGKIELIDAGGRVHDVLAMEPTDRARHGIFLAFQRPMAIPGVKMADFLRHAATNVRRPKRKEGEELIPMREFRTELRSKMQQLKIDAEFARRYVNEGFSGGEMKRAEILQLAMLQPKFAVLDETDSGLDADAVRLASQSIAEIGGDQMGILIITHHEQLLEYNVPLKTHVMLGGRIVETGGPELAVELHKRGYERIRQTYPEAAAEEQAMKKDKVPVGVA